The segment AGCACAAACccggcgattcaggaacagctttttcccctctgccatccgatttctaaatgaacattgaactggttttatattatttctctgcttgcactatttttaatttaactctaTATGATACATTTTTGTACTTACTGTAGTtgattttcttatttatttttccctttctatataactgaactgctgctgctaagttaacaaattttataacacatgccggtgataataaacctgattctgattccgttgattcatttccatagatgctgcctaacctgctgagttcctccagcaatttgtgtgctgCTTTGAATCAGACTGTCATGTTCTCATTGGTGGAACAAATTGATTAAGTGAGCAGAATCATCCCTGTAATGGCTATTCTGAAACCCTTAAAAGCAACCTTTGGTATTTTGCTCAGGTTCGTCAATAGACATAGTCGTTGCCTTCGTGTAATCTCGGGAAAAATGTTACATCTGCATTGTTTCTAAAATTTAAGCTCTGAGCAACAACAATAACTTATGGTTTTGTTCTGGTTCACTATTGTTGCTCGAATATTTAATTACATAAACTATGGTTGGAAAGTTCGAGCTGAGGTGGATACAAAAGGTCTGCTAATGAATAgtaagatggataagtccccagggctgaTGGGATTTATCCCCAGTTACTGAGGGAGGCAAGAGACAAGTTTGCTGGGGGCCTTGACCTTATTCTCTCTGGGCATATTTGAGGTCCTGTAGGTCTGGCAAGTTTCTAATATTGCAcctatatttaagaagggaacaaggggaaatcttggacactagaccagtgagtctcacatcagttatGGGGAAAtttctggagaaaattcttagggatgaGATATGAGTATtaggaaacccatggcctaattagggcaCACCGTTGAGGCTTTGTctagggcaggtcatgtcttgcCTTGCCCACTTAATTGACTTTTTGAAAAGGTAACAAGAGAgatgatgaaagtagagcagtgggtgttgcttatgtggattttagtaagatgttTGAAAAAGTTCATGTaaactaatccagaagattagtaTGCATGGAGTctgtggtgaattggctgtttggattcagaactggtttgcactttgaagacagagggtaatggtcgaagggacttattcatgctggaggtctgtaattagtgttctgcagggatctgtgctgggacttctgtttgtaatgtatacaaatgacctagatgaaaaaTGTAGAtgtaagtttgtgaatgatagcAAGAGTTGTCCTgtatagtgtagaagactggcaaagaatatagtACGATATAGATCAGATGCAAATATGGGCAGAGTAATGACAGATGAGGTTTAACCCAGAAAAGTGAgagattttgcacattggttgggcaaatgcaaggagacactGCTAAGGACAAGACTCTTAATGGTGTTGTTGAGCAGAGAaatcttgaggtccaagttcatagctccatgaaagtggcTACAGAAGTCCATTGGGTGGTTTAAGAAGGTTTatagaatgcttgcttttatttgttgaggtactgagttcaaaagtcaagaggttatgttacatctttataaaactctgttaaggccaaatctggagttttgcatgcagttctggttgccccactttagaaaggatgtgcagaagagatttaccaggatgttgtcccatttagaaggcatgtgctacaacgagaggctggacaaacttgggttgttttctgtgaAGCAGCCGAGGCAGAAgaaagatctgatagaggtttataagattgagaTGCATGATTAGAGTAAACAGGGAGCATCTttttccagggtagaaatggctagtACCAGAGAAGATGCTTTGAAGGTGAAAAGggttaggttcaaaggggatgtgaaggGTAAGGTTTTTGTTGAGAgaggtagatgcctggaatgtgttgcctggtatggtggtagaggcaaatacattagagtccTTTGTTTGGATTGGCACATAAATATGTagaatatggagggatatggacattgtgtaggtaggagggattagttttaggGTTTTATAATTTTtatctggttcagcacaacattgcgggctgaaggacctgttgctgtgctgtactgttctatgtaagtGATGTAGTAACAACCCCCTCCCATCCAGAACAAACATACATACGCGTGCACAAAGGagtacttaataaaaaaaaatggacTATATTCCAATGGACGCTGGTGATCAGGTGTTAGAATGTTGGTCATATTGGGCATAAAAAAGACATCAGTGATGATACTTGACATACTTGACATTTATCCATCCACTTGCGCCAATGAGTTTGTCCTGACAGATGTGACAGGAACTGGTCAAATTGTACATTCGTAGTGATAAATAAGTCTCCCAAAACACTTGCTTGTATTCCTGTAGATGGTGATAAAAACATGCTATTTATTTTGGCTATGGTGTTAATTTGTTTAAACTCTTTGCTTGGATTAATATCAGGATCATAGCAAGAAAATTCACAATAATTTTGCTATTACTAATTTTACTTTTGTTTATATTGTTTCCGAGATTAAATCAGAAATGGGAACTGATTTCCTGATATTTATGCATGCTTAAAATTAAAAGATTTAATCATAAAAGTTTAATATGGACTCTAAACTGAAGAAAATTTGCTTATATTTTTTTTGAAAGTGCAACTTTAAATGACCTGTTACCCTGAAAGTTGGAAGTATCTTTCTTGACTGATTGTGGTCTGAGCAGATTAACAGAGCTGATAAAAGCCTAAACCTGCCCCAGACTGAATAAAAGAGGCAGTAAATTTCCCCTGACCTGATCTATGCCCCTCTTGCTTCACTatatctctctctccatgtgtCAGACTGTAGCATTATTTTAATCAGATGGTATATGAGCATTATCCTCACCTTAATTATCATTTTTGTGGATTCTTTACCTGAGACTAGGATAGTCAACCATCAGCGCACATGAGTTTGACAAAGTGTAACAATAGATTACCTGCCCAATTCAAATATAGGTTGTCAGACATCCCTGAAATGATCACATTGGACTGACATTGCAGTTAATGTAACAGAGAAGCTAGGTGTGTGCAGATGGTAAAGTGGCTTCAGGGAAACGTCTGTAGCTGATTATGCACAGCCGAGCCTCTGTTAACTGTGACCACAACTTGGTGGCTGGCTTGCCATATTTTGAATGATGTAAAGCTGCCTTGCACAGAAGACTATAAGCTTCCTTGGTGCCTTTAATTAACTAAACTCGCATTCTCCAACAATTGCATGGTGTTGTTACGCCTGCTGCCCAATAATGCTTTGCAATTTATAAATGAAATGCTTTAAAACTCAATAAGATATTTAGATTCTCATAAAAAGATAAAGTTGTTAATCGATAATTTCATTTTGCTCCACAGACTAATTCATCTTACGATCTGGCACCTGGTCCCGAAAGAATGCTCTTTTGTTTGACTGTGTACATGTGTATATTTGAAAGATAATTAAAAGTTGAACTTAAACACTAACCCTTTTCACATCCTACCGCAGAAACCAACTATTAAGCATAACCGACTATTGAGCACACATATAAAGAATTAATTGGTGTTCTTCAGTGTGAAGATGTTTAAAGTGCTTTCAGGTAATACATTTTGGGAATTAAGCTAACTGTTCAGAAATATTAACATTCATCATTTTAATATAAATACACTGTCCCATTCCAGCACTCCATTTTCTCACATTCTGTGGCTCAGAAATCTCAGCCCAACCCGATACAACCATTGATGCCGTCGTTGGACAAGATGTTCATTTCCCTCTGGAGAATCAGTGTGAAGCTCAACTTGTAGTAACATTTCTGTTACTATCCCCGGTTGCTGCTGCCCTTGCCTCGCGGGGAACAAATATGTCTGAGAGTCAGCACCCGCTGTACAAGGACAGACTGTATTGGAGCGCGAATGGTTCCCCGGTGCTGTCCAATGTGCGGGTTAATGACAGTAAACGGTACGAGACCCAAATCGACTGCTTCCACAAATCCTCACCGGGCACAACTAAAATGATCTACGACTTGCACGTATTTGGTAAGTAAGTATTCGGTGGAGAGAAAGGAAGAGAGCAGGGTTTTGTTGAAGCTGGGAAGTAGGAAAGGATGAAGGTGGAGTCGACCATACAGGAAGATAGGGAGTGGGTTGGGGACAAAAATTAGGGTATCAGTGggaggaatgtgggatgaaaaaATATGGAGAAGATGGATTTCCTTCTCAGGTAGCTCCTCAGATTGAATGAGCAGCTTCCAATATGGAGAACAGTGTGAAGTGCCTGCATGTAAATTGTATTAAAAGGTAGTAGTCGCTACTCATCAAATACCACAGGGCAACACAGGAAATGCTGAGGAaaatcaggaggtcaggcagcatcttggcaTAGGCAGCtgtcaatcccaggggatcatgggtttgtgcctctggacAGCGTCCTCTCCAGGGCagaagcctgggcgggaagatttgaagaaccggctgttgcccatgcggTGGGTTCTCCCTGTCCACGTctctgatgtagtccaagggaagggcaagcactgatagagcttggcaccagtgtcatcccaGGGGTTGCCAGAGAAGTTGCAAACaatatcaaactgccttagggaccccgactccagatttcttcctcagggtttactcacaaatcctttcccatgggtgggtgtgGCCACAAGGTAACAGAGGTTTACaaatcaaagttttccttctaggctggctgccatccaaggctgatgagccctacCTGCCCGAAGgaactggttttgaggcaccagtGGTCCACCTTAAGCCCCTTCCCTTGtcggtagaaacagttccgctaaGCCACAGTGAAGGCCAAgaattggacttggttgtcagacgcTGTTAGAGATGCACactatttggagcactttataggtagtgggagcttatccccactatcacTCTTGGTATGACAACCTTgggaaccaggcagcatctatggaggggaataaacagatacCAGAGGACTTGACagtgtggagaccaagtccaaTGGTCCATTTATACGGGGGTCCAATACACATAATTGGAAACCATTCTCTTATACATGTGTATTCACCCACAAGTGATAACTCACACTCCACCTAACTAAAATttaaaaatgacaaaataaatcGGAGGGCATGCTGAAGATTATATTTGTACTCTGCAGCAGGAtaggaataggttgagtgagcatTTGAAAATTCAGCAATGAAGTCTAGTGTGAGGTACTGTATTTTGGTAAAGTGAATCAAAACACAGTACTGTGAATTGAGAAAGATGGCAAgactcctccatttcccatacatccaCGCTTACCCTATCAGTGATAGAGTTCCACTTCTTACATACCACCTCATCAGCCTCCACTTCCAACAtgttatcctccacaacttctgtcTACCACTAAACATCTTTACCttgccctccccctccccaactctccattttctgcagggatcactccttccCCAAATtctttgtccattcgttccctcctggcactcatccttgCAAATGGCCCAAGTGATACACCTGCCCAtgcaccccctccctcacctccattcagtgccccaaacagtactttcaggtgaggcaatgcttcacctgtgaatctgctaaGGTCATCCATTGAGTTTGGtggtcctgatgtggcctcccAATAAGAGACTCATTTTAATTTGGGTGATCACTTTGTCATGCACCTCTTACCATCTGCTACAAGCTGGACTttgcagtggccaaacattttaattcacattcccattctgacgtgtcagtccatgacctcctcttgtgccaaggtgaggccaccctcaggttggaggggaatctctttatattctgtctgggtagcctctaacctgatggcatgaatattgatttctctttctggttaaCAGATTTTCCCTTCACCCCTCTACCTTTATTCCGCACTCTGACCTTTACctattctcacctgcctattacttccccctggattgctgcctccttcctctctcctgtggtccactctcctctcctatcagattctttcttctccacccTTTGACCTACCCCATCTGCTtggattcacctatcatcttccagctggtCTCTTTCCCTTCCtgtacctttttattctggcaacttccccctaccttctcagtcctgaagcagggtcttggcctgaaacatcgactatctattcatttccgttGATGttccctgccctgctgagttcctccagcattttgtgtgtgttgtttaggaTCTACAAGTTCTTGTGCAGGACTCATACAAAGGATAGCAGACAGGTGCAGCAAGTAGTGGCCTTTTGTAGTAAGAGGTTTGCAGTTTAAAAATAGGTAAGTATTTTACTTCTGCATACAGTTATAGTACCTATATTTATGAAaggatacaagaccataagacattgcagaattaggccactcagcccattgagtctgcataACCattatatcatggctgatcccagatcccactcaaccacatacatctgctttttttttttttttttttgccatgttCTTTGATGCCCAGACTGATCTGAAAAAtatcaatttccaccttaaatatatccacggaCCTGGCCTCCTttgcagtctgtggcacagcattccacagattcactattctctggcctCTCTCTAAGGACAACACATACTTTccgagatatgggacccaaaactgttgacagctACGCTGGCTTTGGTGGCAGTCCAGGAAAATTCAATGGGTTAAATTGAGGATTAAAAGATTGCTTTATCACAAATAAAGTAGGATAAAAACCAAACAAACCACTGGAGGAACTTAATGGGCCAGACTGGATCTGTGGAGCTAGAGGGCTAGTTGATCTCTCAGTTCATGATCCTGCAGCAGGAGAAATAAAATCTGTATTCTTTGAAGTTTATACGAAAgaagggtgatcttatagaagcaTAAAAATCCTAAGAGGCACGAGAGAATAGATGGTAAAAATCTTCCAATAGCGGGAGAGTCTCAAACAAGGCAAAGTAACTACCAGTTATGTTGCAGTCATTTAAAGCTGAAGTGCACAGAAATTTCTTCTTGATAAATCCCTGGGGTTTCTCTACATCAGAGGGTTGTGAAGGTAGCTCAAAGGATACAATTAGGAGAGGTaaattttttgaaagatcagggaaATGAGTGCCATGGAGAATTGCCACAGAAGAGGAGCTGAGGCCTCAGGTGGGGCAGCCATGGTTGTATTAGAAGCCAGGGAAGATTTGATGGGCCATGTCCTTCTGTTTTCTTGTGTTCAATTTTACCTATGGAAATTAGCCATCCTCACCCTATTCCACCAACAAAAGCTGTCCTGAAGAAGtcctaatagctacaacatcatatttccaggtatcaatccatgttctaagctcatccacctttcttacaatgcccctagcattaaaatagatgcatttaagaaactctccacctcctaatctgtttatccttaattgagcaaacaactttgctatcttcttcttcttcccttacatcaacctcccctctcctagtCTCCTTAGTTTGATTccatctcccacccaccccccccccaaccattctagtttaaagtctccttaGTAGCCCTCgtaaatctccccgccaggatattggtccccctatgattcaagtgcaacctgtcccctttgtacaggtcatacctgcgtCAATAGTGGTCCCAGTGCTCCAAACACccgaatccctgccccttgctccaatctctcagccatacatttatcctacatctcattgcattcctactctcactatcgcgtggcacaggcagtaatcccgagattactacctttgtcatcctttttttttcaactcccttcctaactccctatattcttctttcaggacctctccccttttccaacctatgtcattggtacctatatgtaccacaacttctggctcctctctctcccacttcaAGATctcttggacgtgatcagaaacctcacagaccctggcaccagggagacaaattaccatccgggtctcctgactttgtccacagaatcgtctatctgacccccctaactattgagtcccctattactattgCCCTCCTCTTCCGTTCCCTATCCTCCTtagctacagggctggactctgtgccagaggcacggccagtgttgcttcccccaggtatggtgtcccgcccccccccccacccccaacagtactcaaacaggagtacttattgtcaagcggcacagccacaggggtactctctattactttATTCTTCTTATTTCCCCTCCTAACCtcgacccacttgtctgcctcccgtggctccggtgtgaccacctgcctgaaacttctctctatcaactcctcactctccctgataagacaaagatcatcgagctgcagctccagtttcctaacgCGGTcgcttaggagctgcatcttgacacacctggcgcagatgtgggtgtctgggaggcttggagactctacctcctcccacatccagcactgagaacaacaagctgccctcacactcatacttccccctcttCAAGTAACAGGGGAAAAAAATGAATAACCATACCCACTTCGCCTCACCCTTTTctgcctaagcctgttgagctaaagcccttaagccttcactctgctcccggctcactctgcaGCCCGCAAACTCCACTGCCCGCTATATAAGGCTgcgttccttttaaatcttcctcgTTTCCCTCCACGACGTCACACACCTGCACAGTCCTGACTCTCTCGAcgccagtggggggggggggggggacgaaaaGTTCTGTGTACAAAGATTTAGAGCATATTAGGGTATTGATTGTGCTTATTCTAATAAGTTAGCAAATttattgctacctgtgccatccTGTAGTAATGTGGGTGACATTCAGAATGAAGAAAGGCAGCCCACGCAATCTATTCATCTTACTCTAATATTCAGGAAGTTCATCACTGATCTTGTACCTGAAGCCCACATCTTCATTCAAATATTTTATTGTGACTATTGGGCTGAGTGAGTGAGCCTCCAGATTTCGTAAAATTAATTTGAGGGATAGGAAGATTGTTGTGCAAAAAACCCTGACACAGCCCAGCATTAAACTCTCCAAGCTCATCattctctctggctatccatcccataggatgatgatggttcctttcaatcagttagtggggtttaccccactcctcagaaaggaacagcgtgtgcatgagtggattttaggagcgtagggggttgcacaggtccagacccaccctctcgacatcccctcccggatccagcagcaTAGTGGGGTCCAAGACAggtgggggaagttctgttgcagtgaatggccagaccaagcttcaatgcaagggatgccctttccgcgcttcacgacGCGTGTCTGCTAGATGGCTGTtaaccctacgagagggttcatttgccctttgacaggtcttgtttttcgtcctgtagggtgtctagccaccctcctcagcaggcaagcctggtgggggagccggtttagttgcCGACCACCTGAAcgtgcgacaggtagtactgggttacatggtaccagtagcactcagacgagtgacctgacaagCTCATCATTATTTTAACAGAAGGaaaacagattttaaaaatatgTAACCAGTGATTGTGTTGATCATTCTCACACCGTCAGCAACAAGCACTGTGAGCAACCTCCAGATTCCTATATATAATTCTGGGGAATGCAGAAGCTGCTGTCAATCTTACAAAAAAGTACTGATGAATAGACCCACTTTTACTATTCCTACAACTACAGATCCTGGGCCAGAGATTTCTGCACACTTCTAAATATTAATTCCAACAGAGTAAAATGATGAAACCCAGGCATCAATGTTTTTCTAACCTCTAACTCTTTCAGAACCGGTTTCAAAGCCCCTGATAACAAAAACTGGGAATTGTTCATCTCCAAATATTGCTCTGAGGTGCTCTGCCTCCAATGGAATAAATGTCTCATTCAACTGGAGAATTCTATCCCTATCCGGAGGCATCAATGGAACCTTTGATGGACCAGAACTGGTGATAAGCAATGTGACTGAAGAGGAAAAATACATATTCAGGTGCACAGCAAAGAACAGAGTGAGTAACGCAAGCACTGAGCAGACAATCACAGAGCTGTGCAATGGAAAGGAGTTT is part of the Mobula birostris isolate sMobBir1 chromosome 4, sMobBir1.hap1, whole genome shotgun sequence genome and harbors:
- the LOC140196417 gene encoding hepatic and glial cell adhesion molecule-like encodes the protein MFKVLSALHFLTFCGSEISAQPDTTIDAVVGQDVHFPLENQCEAQLVVTFLLLSPVAAALASRGTNMSESQHPLYKDRLYWSANGSPVLSNVRVNDSKRYETQIDCFHKSSPGTTKMIYDLHVFEPVSKPLITKTGNCSSPNIALRCSASNGINVSFNWRILSLSGGINGTFDGPELVISNVTEEEKYIFRCTAKNRVSNASTEQTITELCNGKEFACQKCHSFFLAATLPLVAGLIMFICCKAKQAIGNKGNKE